A single genomic interval of Procambarus clarkii isolate CNS0578487 chromosome 17, FALCON_Pclarkii_2.0, whole genome shotgun sequence harbors:
- the LOC138365643 gene encoding spermatogenesis-associated protein 31H1-like, which produces MDKADHIPMDKAHHIPMDKAHHIPMDKAHHIPMDKAHHIPMDKAHHIPRNKAHHIPRNKAHHIPMDKAHHILMDKAHHIPMDKAHHTPMDKAHHIPMDKAHYIPMDKAHHIPMDKTHYIPMDKAHHIPMDKTHYIPMDKAHHIPMDKAHHITMDKTHHIPMDKAHHIPMDKGHYHPDEQNSHQ; this is translated from the coding sequence ATGGATAAGGCTGACCATATCCCAATGGATAAGGCTCACCATATACCAATGGATAAGGCTCACCATATACCAATGGATAAGGCTCACCATATCCCAATGGATAAGGCTCACCATATCCCAATGGATAAGGCTCACCATATTCCAAGGAATAAGGCTCACCATATTCCAAGGAATAAGGCTCACCATATACCAATGGATAAGGCTCACCATATCCTAATGGATAAGGCTCACCATATCCCAATGGATAAGGCTCACCATACCCCAATGGATAAAGCTCACCATATCCCAATGGATAAGGCTCACTATATCCCAATGGATAAGGCTCACCATATCCCAATGGATAAGACTCACTATATCCCAATGGATAAGGCTCACCATATCCCAATGGATAAGACTCACTATATCCCAATGGATAAGGCTCACCATATCCCAATGGATAAGGCTCACCATATCACAATGGATAAGACTCACCATATCCCAATGGATAAGGCTCACCATATCCCAATGGATAAGGGTCATTACCACCCGGACGAACAAAACAGCCATCAATAA